A genome region from Alistipes dispar includes the following:
- the aroA gene encoding 3-phosphoshikimate 1-carboxyvinyltransferase yields MDKTVPQGRVKGTLTPPCSKSYAQRALAAALLTEGESCLRNLEYCDDTRAALRCIETLGASVRGADGGTLTIRGGLRPRGSILRVGESGLSTRLFTPIAALCDMPVTIEGEGTLLSRPMHMMTAPLRALGVEIADTGGRLPLRVRGPIRGGEVAVDGSVSSQFITGLLLALPRAERDTTLYVRRAVSTPYLDMTLATAARFGVEISQRDYEEFYIPGGQRYEPADFAIEGDWSAAAMLLVMGATAGEITVRNVSMLSKQADTAVCTALARAGAAVIHEGQAVTAAHRPLHAFEFDATHCPDLFPALAALAAAAEGVSTIRGTSRLEYKECNRAEAIRDEYAKLGIEVDTSEEDVMRIRGGAIRSARVRSYGDHRMAMSLAVAALRSDGEVEIEGAESVAKSYPDFFGDLERVRI; encoded by the coding sequence ATGGACAAGACGGTTCCGCAGGGCCGCGTCAAAGGCACGCTGACGCCGCCCTGCTCGAAAAGCTATGCACAGCGTGCCCTGGCGGCGGCGCTGCTCACCGAAGGGGAGTCGTGCCTGCGCAACCTCGAATACTGCGACGACACCCGTGCGGCCCTGCGCTGCATCGAAACGCTCGGCGCCTCCGTCCGCGGCGCGGACGGAGGGACGCTGACGATCCGCGGCGGTCTCCGCCCGCGGGGCAGCATCCTCCGCGTCGGGGAGTCGGGGCTCTCGACACGGCTCTTCACCCCCATTGCGGCGCTTTGCGACATGCCCGTCACCATCGAAGGCGAAGGGACGCTTTTAAGCCGCCCGATGCACATGATGACCGCCCCGCTGCGGGCGCTGGGCGTCGAGATCGCGGACACCGGCGGGCGGCTGCCCCTGCGGGTGCGCGGCCCGATCCGCGGCGGCGAGGTCGCGGTGGACGGCTCGGTCTCGTCGCAGTTCATCACGGGGCTGCTGCTCGCGCTGCCCCGGGCGGAGCGGGACACGACGCTCTACGTCCGGCGGGCCGTCTCGACACCTTATTTAGATATGACGCTGGCGACAGCCGCACGTTTCGGCGTAGAGATCAGCCAACGCGACTACGAGGAGTTCTACATCCCCGGCGGGCAACGCTACGAGCCGGCGGATTTCGCCATCGAAGGCGACTGGAGCGCCGCGGCGATGCTGCTGGTGATGGGCGCCACGGCCGGAGAGATCACCGTAAGGAACGTCTCGATGCTCTCGAAGCAGGCCGACACGGCCGTCTGCACGGCCCTCGCACGCGCCGGAGCCGCCGTCATCCACGAAGGGCAGGCCGTCACGGCGGCGCACCGCCCCCTGCACGCCTTCGAGTTCGACGCCACCCACTGTCCCGACCTCTTCCCCGCCCTCGCGGCGCTGGCGGCGGCGGCCGAAGGGGTGAGCACGATCCGCGGCACGTCGCGGTTGGAGTACAAGGAGTGCAACCGTGCGGAGGCAATCCGCGACGAGTACGCCAAGCTCGGAATCGAAGTGGACACCTCGGAGGAGGACGTCATGCGGATCCGCGGCGGCGCGATCCGCAGCGCGCGGGTCCGCAGCTACGGCGACCACCGGATGGCCATGTCGCTGGCCGTCGCGGCGCTGCGCTCGGACGGAGAGGTGGAGATCGAAGGGGCCGAGAGCGTGGCCAAGAGCTACCCGGACTTCTTCGGAGACCTGGAGCGGGTCCGCATCTGA
- a CDS encoding regulatory protein RecX, which yields MQPADVKKSPVRGERPPRRTKTPEEAYAALMRLCARAEKSESDALRLMRGWGLAESDAQRVLARLVSDRFIDDARYAGAFVREKFRLSGWGEYKIRAALQRKGIARERIDAALAEADRGDTAGRLRRQLERKARTVRHATPCELKAKLVRYGLSLGYEYEAVLDAASEMTKNTEPCDDF from the coding sequence ATGCAGCCGGCTGACGTAAAGAAAAGCCCCGTCCGCGGCGAACGGCCGCCGCGGCGCACCAAAACCCCGGAGGAGGCGTATGCCGCGCTGATGCGCCTCTGCGCCCGGGCCGAGAAGTCCGAAAGCGACGCCCTGCGCCTGATGCGCGGCTGGGGGCTGGCGGAGAGCGACGCGCAGCGCGTGCTCGCGCGCCTCGTGAGCGACCGCTTCATCGACGACGCCCGCTATGCCGGGGCCTTCGTCCGCGAAAAGTTCCGCCTGAGCGGCTGGGGCGAATACAAGATCCGCGCGGCCCTGCAACGCAAGGGCATCGCGCGGGAGCGGATCGACGCCGCACTGGCGGAGGCCGACCGCGGCGACACGGCCGGCCGGCTGAGACGCCAGCTCGAACGCAAGGCCCGCACGGTGCGGCATGCGACGCCCTGCGAGCTGAAGGCCAAACTCGTCCGATACGGCCTCTCGCTCGGATACGAATACGAAGCGGTGCTCGACGCCGCCTCGGAGATGACCAAAAACACGGAACCATGCGACGATTTCTGA
- the prmC gene encoding peptide chain release factor N(5)-glutamine methyltransferase produces MTRREAIGHLAARLVPLYDPREARSIALAAAAGISGLTTTALLTDPGAELPAAERLEAAAERLAAGEPLQYVLGEAGFCGRPFVVRPGVLIPRPETEELVAWVLRGEVRSRRLLDVGTGSGCIAVSLALGLPGAELFAADLSDEALAVAAENARRLGARVTLRRADALHGLADAFPERFDAIVSNPPYVPESDRAAMHPNVRDHEPGMALFVPDDDRILFYRAIARAGRRLLLPGGRLYFEIYEHAAEETAQMLRQEGYSAVELREDLNGKPRMICSRLT; encoded by the coding sequence ATGACACGCCGCGAAGCCATCGGACACCTCGCCGCACGGCTCGTCCCCCTCTACGATCCGCGCGAAGCGCGCAGCATCGCGCTCGCGGCCGCGGCGGGAATTTCGGGCCTCACGACGACGGCGCTGCTCACCGACCCCGGCGCGGAGCTGCCCGCCGCCGAGCGGCTCGAAGCCGCCGCCGAGCGGCTCGCCGCGGGGGAGCCGTTGCAATACGTGCTCGGAGAGGCCGGGTTCTGCGGCCGCCCGTTCGTCGTGCGCCCGGGAGTGCTGATCCCGCGTCCGGAGACCGAGGAGCTGGTGGCATGGGTGCTGCGCGGCGAGGTCCGGTCGCGGCGCCTGCTCGACGTCGGAACGGGCAGCGGCTGCATCGCCGTCTCGCTGGCGCTCGGGCTGCCCGGCGCGGAGCTGTTCGCCGCCGACCTCTCGGACGAGGCGCTCGCCGTGGCCGCCGAAAACGCCCGCCGGCTCGGGGCCCGCGTCACGCTGCGCCGCGCCGATGCGCTGCACGGACTGGCCGACGCCTTTCCCGAGCGGTTCGACGCGATCGTCTCGAACCCGCCCTACGTGCCCGAAAGCGACCGTGCGGCGATGCACCCCAACGTCCGCGACCACGAACCGGGTATGGCGCTCTTCGTGCCGGACGACGACCGCATCCTCTTCTACCGCGCCATAGCCCGCGCCGGACGGAGGTTGCTGCTTCCGGGCGGCAGGCTCTATTTCGAAATCTACGAACACGCCGCGGAGGAGACGGCGCAAATGCTCCGGCAGGAGGGATACTCCGCCGTCGAGCTGCGCGAAGACCTCAACGGCAAACCCCGCATGATATGCAGCCGGCTGACGTAA
- a CDS encoding chorismate synthase: MNQFGTNFRLAVWGESHGPQIGVTIDGVSPGIPLSEADFAEDLARRRSGAPGTTPRREADAPQIVSGVYEGYTTGAPLTVEFTNADTRSQDYAALKTHYRPSHADLTAVRKFGGFNDPRGGGHFSGRITLGLVAAGVVAKKMLGERVRFSTQIVEIGGCTDPARFDDLLRETAAAKDSVGGIVECRAEGVMPALGEPFFDSTESLIAHLLFSVPAVKGVEFGSGFAAARMRGSEHNDPIVDASGLTATNHAGGIVGGLTNGNPLVVRAAVKPTASIAREQMTYNLATDRMEPLEIRGRHDVCIALRAAVVVEAAVAIALEDLLLRCRA, from the coding sequence ATGAATCAATTCGGAACCAATTTCCGGCTCGCCGTATGGGGCGAATCGCACGGCCCGCAGATCGGCGTCACGATCGACGGCGTAAGTCCCGGCATTCCCCTCTCGGAGGCGGATTTCGCCGAAGACCTGGCCCGGCGGCGCAGCGGCGCGCCCGGCACGACGCCCCGCCGCGAGGCCGATGCGCCGCAGATCGTCTCGGGCGTCTATGAAGGGTACACGACGGGGGCGCCGCTGACCGTCGAATTCACGAACGCCGACACCCGTTCGCAGGACTACGCCGCCCTGAAGACCCACTACCGCCCCTCGCACGCCGACCTGACGGCCGTCCGCAAATTCGGCGGGTTCAACGACCCGCGCGGCGGAGGCCACTTCTCGGGGCGCATCACGCTGGGGCTGGTGGCCGCGGGCGTCGTGGCCAAGAAGATGCTCGGGGAGCGCGTCCGCTTCTCGACGCAAATCGTCGAGATCGGCGGCTGCACCGACCCGGCGCGCTTCGACGACCTCCTGCGCGAGACGGCCGCCGCGAAGGATTCGGTGGGCGGCATCGTGGAGTGCCGCGCCGAAGGGGTGATGCCCGCCTTGGGCGAACCCTTCTTCGACTCGACGGAGAGCCTCATCGCCCACCTGCTGTTCTCGGTCCCCGCAGTCAAGGGGGTGGAGTTCGGCAGCGGATTCGCCGCGGCGCGGATGCGCGGCTCGGAGCACAACGACCCGATCGTGGACGCCTCGGGACTCACGGCGACGAACCACGCCGGAGGCATCGTCGGCGGCCTCACGAACGGCAATCCGCTCGTCGTGCGGGCCGCCGTGAAACCCACGGCGAGCATCGCCCGCGAACAGATGACCTACAACCTTGCGACGGACCGCATGGAGCCGCTCGAAATCCGCGGACGACACGACGTCTGCATCGCCCTGCGTGCGGCGGTGGTCGTCGAGGCGGCCGTCGCCATCGCCCTCGAGGACCTGCTTCTCCGCTGCCGCGCATGA